CCAAGGTGCTGGCCAAGGCCATCGGCACGATCGACGGCTTCGACCTGGTCATCGCGGGCAACGAGGCGACCGACGGCCGCGCGGGCGCGGTGCCGGCGATCCTGGCCGAGCTGCTGGGCCTGCCGCAGGTGACGCAGGTGCGCAAGCTCACCGTCGAGGGCGGCACGGTCAAGGCCGAGCGGGAGACCGACGAGGGCGTCGTGCACCTGGAGGCGAGCCTGCCCGCCGTGGTCAGCGTCAACGAGAAGATCAACGAGCCCCGGTACCCGTCGTTCAAGGGCATCATGGCGGCGAAGAAGAAGCCGGTCAGCACGCTCAGCGTCGCCGACCTCGGACTGGACGCGGGCGAGGTCGGTCTCGGCGCCGCGTGGTCGCAGGTGCTGGAGGCGGCCCCGAAGCCGCCGCGCGGCGCCGGTCAGCGCATCGAGGACGCGGGTGACGGCGGTTCGAAGATCGCCGAGTACCTGGTCGGCCAGAAGCTCATCTGAAGGCGAGGGGAATCATGTCCGAGGTACTGGTCCTCGTCGACCACGTCGACGGCGAGGTCAAGAAGGTCACCTATGAGCTTCTATCCGCCGCGCGCGGTCTCGGCGACCCGGCCGCGGTGGTGGTCGGATCGCCCGGGACCGCGGGCAAGGTGAGGGAGTCGCTGGGCCGCTACGGCGCGGTGAAGGTGTACGCGGCGGAGTCCGAGGACGCCGTCAACCACCTGGTCACGCCGAAGGTGGACGCGCTCGCGACCATCGCGGGCACCGCGTCGCCCGCCGCCGTGCTGGTGTCGGCGACGTTGGAGGGCAAGGAGGTCGCCGGCCGGCTGGCCGCGCGCCTGGGCTCCGGCCTGCTCTACGACGCGGTCGACCTGGACGGCGAGGGCGTGGCCACGCAGTCCGTCTTCGGTGGCGCGTACGTGGTGAAGTCCAAGGTCACCAAGGGCGTGCCGGTCATCGCCGTGCGCCCCGGCGGCGTGGAGGCGTCCGAGTCGCCCGCCGACGCGGTCGAGCAGGCCGTCGAGCTGCCCGCCGCGAACCCGGCGCTGGTCACCAGGGTGACCGGTCGCGAGCCGATCGTCGGCGGCGACCGCCCGGAGCTGACCGAGGCGTCGGTCGTCGTGTCCGGTGGTCGTGGCGTGGGCAGCGCGGAGAGCTTCGACGTCGTGGAGAAGCTGGCCGACAGCCTCGGCGCGGCGGTCGGCGCGTCCCGGGCCGCGGTGGACTCCGGCTACTACCCGCACCAGTTCCAGGTCGGCCAGACCGGCAAGACGGTCTCGCCGCAGCTGTACATCGCGCTGGGCATCTCCGGCGCGATCCAGCACCGGGCGGGCATGCAGACGTCCAAGACGATCGTCGCGGTCAACAAGGACCCGGAGGCGCCGATCTTCGAGGTCGCCGACTTCGGCGTCGTCGGCGACCTGTTCGCGGTCGCGCCGCAGCTGACCGACGAGGTCGGCAAGCGCAAGGGCTGACCAGCCGCAGGACCCACGGGGGCCGTTCCGCGCGAAGCGGGGCGGCCCCCGTGCCGTCCCCGACCTCACCGGGCCTTAACG
This genomic window from Saccharothrix sp. HUAS TT1 contains:
- a CDS encoding electron transfer flavoprotein subunit beta, whose amino-acid sequence is MNIVVLVKQVPDTWSERKLADSDHTLDRESADAVLDEINERAVEEALLLQEAHGGEVTVVAMGPDRATDAIRKALSMGADKAVHVSDEALHGSDALTTAKVLAKAIGTIDGFDLVIAGNEATDGRAGAVPAILAELLGLPQVTQVRKLTVEGGTVKAERETDEGVVHLEASLPAVVSVNEKINEPRYPSFKGIMAAKKKPVSTLSVADLGLDAGEVGLGAAWSQVLEAAPKPPRGAGQRIEDAGDGGSKIAEYLVGQKLI
- a CDS encoding electron transfer flavoprotein subunit alpha/FixB family protein translates to MSEVLVLVDHVDGEVKKVTYELLSAARGLGDPAAVVVGSPGTAGKVRESLGRYGAVKVYAAESEDAVNHLVTPKVDALATIAGTASPAAVLVSATLEGKEVAGRLAARLGSGLLYDAVDLDGEGVATQSVFGGAYVVKSKVTKGVPVIAVRPGGVEASESPADAVEQAVELPAANPALVTRVTGREPIVGGDRPELTEASVVVSGGRGVGSAESFDVVEKLADSLGAAVGASRAAVDSGYYPHQFQVGQTGKTVSPQLYIALGISGAIQHRAGMQTSKTIVAVNKDPEAPIFEVADFGVVGDLFAVAPQLTDEVGKRKG